One genomic window of Silurus meridionalis isolate SWU-2019-XX chromosome 22, ASM1480568v1, whole genome shotgun sequence includes the following:
- the LOC124376091 gene encoding progranulin-like, with protein MIAVLVLLLLRLVSGSIVCPDGTECDDKNTCCPANTGYACCHYPFAVCCPDKAHCCPQDYQCDQETGTCKKNGLHLYGIAHSRQIPAQKEEKITPVPLGKSDNPLVSCGNFYTCFKSLTLKRDQCCQCKAGCCPNGFHCNEKTKACVRDSDPSTLKKSTLNLQSRSGVIHCSDQFYCPDGNTCCKTPTSQWACCPYTLGQCCKDGLHCCEYGYDCNWTFTKCKKKRGYTIVPAGVTKEALLL; from the exons ATGATAGCTGTGTTAGTGTTGCTTTTGCTAAGACTGGTTTCTGGCAGTATTGTTTGTCCAGACGGGACAGAATGTGACGACAAAAATACCTGCTGTCCAGCTAATACAGGATATGCATGCTGCCATTATCCATTT GCTGTTTGCTGTCCAGACAAAGCCCACTGCTGTCCACAAGACTACCAATGTGACCAGGAGACTGGGACATGTAAGAAAAATGGGCTTCATTTGTATGGAATCGCTCATTCCCGTCAGATACCTGCACAAAAGGAGGAGAAAATAACTCCTGTTCCTCTGGGGAAATCTGACAATCCTTTAGTCTCTTGTGGCAACTTCTACACCTGCTTCAAATCTCTGACTTTAAAAAGG GATCAGTGTTGTCAGTGCAAGGCAGGCTGCTGTCCCAACGGGTTTCACTGTAATGAGAAGACCAAAGCCTGTGTGAGAGACTCCGATCCCTCGACTTTAAAAAAGTCCACGTTAAATCTCCAGAGTCGGTCTGGAGTTATACACTGCAGTGACCAATTCTACTGCCCAGATGGAAACACTTGCTGCAAGACACCCACCAGCCAGTGGGCATGCTGTCCATATACTCTG GGTCAGTGCTGTAAGGATGGACTGCACTGCTGTGAATATGGCTATGACTGCAATTGGACATTtacaaagtgcaaaaaaaaaagaggctacACTATCGTTCCTGCTGGTGTCACCAAAGAAGCGCTTCTCCTCTGA